In Erwinia sp. SLM-02, the genomic window CATGTAGCTTACGGCAGTAGCCACAGGTAATATCGGTAAATACGGTGATCACGTGCTGCTCTTTCGCCGCCTTGTAAACGATCATGTCCTTGCTCAACGCTTCAACTTTCTTTTCCAGCAGCTGGTTAGTAACGTTGACCGGCTGCGCGCCGCTGACGTCATACAGTGGACCCTGCATAAAGTGCTTACCGTCCTCGGTGACGTACAGTACGCCGCTTTCCGACAGCACGGTTTTGAATCCCGGCAGCGGTGATGGCTGGATTTCCGTTTGCTGCAGGCCAAGGCGATTCAGCGACTGCTGGATTGCCGCATCGTCGGCGTGGGCCAGTCCAGCGATCGAGGCGACCAGGAAAGAAAGTAACAGGCGGGTCTTCATTTTATATCCTTATAGGCTCTCGGAAGGGCCATATTTTTAAATCATTCATGCACGCGGATGATGCTGCTGATGCAGCTGACGCAGACGTTCTGTCGCCACGTGCGTATAAATCTGGGTCGTCGAAAGATCGCTGTGTCCCAGTAACATCTGTACGACACGCAAATCCGCGCCGTGGTTCAGAAGGTGGGTCGCAAAAGCATGACGCAGAACGTGCGGCGACAGCTTTTCGCTGTCGATATCCGCCAGTGTGGCGTAATGTTTGATACGATGCCAGAAGGTTTGTCGGGTCATATGCTGCGCGCGGTTGCTGGGGAAAAGCACATCCAGCGCCTGTCCGTTCAGCAGCCACGGGCGACCGTATTCAATAAACCGTTCTATCCAGTATATCGCCTCTTCGCCCATCGGCACCAGCCGCTCCTTGTTACCTTTACCGATCACCCGCACGACGCCCTGCCGCAGGCTGACGTCACTCAGCGTCAGGCCCACCAGTTCACTGACGCGCAGCCCGGTAGCGTAAAGCAGCTCCAGCATGGCTTTATCACGCTG contains:
- the dsbC gene encoding bifunctional protein-disulfide isomerase/oxidoreductase DsbC, producing the protein MKTRLLLSFLVASIAGLAHADDAAIQQSLNRLGLQQTEIQPSPLPGFKTVLSESGVLYVTEDGKHFMQGPLYDVSGAQPVNVTNQLLEKKVEALSKDMIVYKAAKEQHVITVFTDITCGYCRKLHEQMADYNALGITVRYLAFPREGMNGQVAKEMKSIWCTADRRKSFDAAMKGEEVQPADCKVDIGQQYKLGILFGIQGTPAILLQNGTMIPGYQGPQDMKKFLDSQKNGG
- the xerD gene encoding site-specific tyrosine recombinase XerD, producing MQDSDLIEQFLDALWIERNLAKNTVISYRLDLRLMTDWLAHHQLTLLDADSVNLQSFLAERLEGGYKASSSARLLSAMRRLFQYLYREKLRADDPSALLSSPKLPQRLPKDLSEAQVERLLQAPGEEQPIEQRDKAMLELLYATGLRVSELVGLTLSDVSLRQGVVRVIGKGNKERLVPMGEEAIYWIERFIEYGRPWLLNGQALDVLFPSNRAQHMTRQTFWHRIKHYATLADIDSEKLSPHVLRHAFATHLLNHGADLRVVQMLLGHSDLSTTQIYTHVATERLRQLHQQHHPRA